A genomic region of Streptomyces diastaticus subsp. diastaticus contains the following coding sequences:
- a CDS encoding hydroxymethylglutaryl-CoA synthase family protein, whose translation MTVGIEALNVYCGLAALPLPDLFDGRGLDRARLDNLMMERRSVGLPFEDPVTNAVNAALPLIEALDPAERNRIELLVTSTESGIDYSKSVASYVHHHLGLPAGCRVMEAKQACYAATGAMQLAAGYLASGMSPGAKALVIATDVAVVDEYAEYAEPATGHGAAALLIGDDPRIMALDPGAFGLHSHETLDSARPLPDLDIADADRSLFAYLDGLSHSYADYSGRVEGVDFAATFDRLVLHTPFAGLVRAAHRKLMRERTGADPAEVEADFARRVAPSLVYPRTVGNLCSGSVYLALASTVDNAPPGGPERVGLYSYGSGCAAEFLSGVVGPGAARELAPLRIRERLDARRLISFEEYTRLLKESRRCLVPRRERRIEVEQWSEYLATPGRPDRLLVLTGVEDYHRRYTWR comes from the coding sequence ATGACGGTCGGCATCGAAGCACTCAACGTCTACTGCGGTCTGGCCGCGCTCCCGCTGCCCGACCTGTTCGACGGCCGGGGGCTGGACAGGGCGCGACTCGACAACCTCATGATGGAGCGCCGCTCGGTCGGACTGCCCTTCGAGGACCCGGTCACCAACGCGGTCAACGCCGCCCTGCCGCTCATCGAGGCGCTCGACCCGGCCGAACGGAACCGGATCGAACTGCTCGTGACCTCCACCGAGTCCGGGATCGACTACAGCAAATCGGTCGCCTCGTACGTGCACCACCACCTTGGCCTGCCCGCCGGCTGCCGGGTCATGGAGGCCAAGCAGGCGTGCTACGCGGCGACCGGCGCCATGCAGCTCGCGGCGGGGTACCTGGCCTCCGGCATGTCGCCCGGGGCCAAGGCGCTGGTGATCGCCACCGACGTCGCCGTGGTCGACGAGTACGCGGAGTACGCCGAGCCCGCCACCGGGCACGGCGCGGCCGCCCTGCTGATCGGCGACGATCCGCGGATCATGGCCCTGGACCCGGGTGCCTTCGGCCTGCACAGCCACGAGACGCTGGACTCGGCCCGGCCCCTTCCGGACCTGGACATCGCCGACGCGGACCGCTCGCTGTTCGCCTACCTCGACGGGCTGTCGCACAGCTACGCCGACTACAGCGGACGCGTCGAGGGCGTCGACTTCGCCGCCACCTTCGACCGCCTGGTGCTGCACACACCGTTCGCCGGACTGGTCCGGGCGGCGCACCGGAAGCTGATGCGCGAGCGCACCGGCGCGGACCCGGCCGAGGTGGAGGCCGACTTCGCCCGCCGGGTCGCGCCCTCCCTGGTCTATCCCCGGACCGTGGGCAACCTCTGCTCGGGCTCGGTCTACCTCGCGCTCGCCTCCACGGTGGACAACGCGCCCCCCGGCGGCCCGGAGCGCGTGGGGCTGTACTCGTACGGCTCTGGATGCGCGGCCGAGTTCCTGAGCGGCGTGGTCGGGCCGGGCGCGGCCCGCGAGCTCGCCCCGCTGCGGATCAGGGAACGGCTGGACGCGCGGCGGCTGATCAGCTTCGAGGAGTACACACGCCTGCTCAAGGAGAGCCGCCGGTGCCTCGTGCCGCGGCGGGAGCGCCGGATCGAGGTGGAGCAGTGGTCGGAGTACCTCGCGACGCCCGGCCGCCCCGACCGGCTGCTGGTGCTGACCGGGGTGGAGGACTACCACCGGCGCTACACGTGGCGATGA
- a CDS encoding beta-ketoacyl synthase N-terminal-like domain-containing protein codes for MTPVPGTAVVITGTGVRTSVAEDTESFRTALREGRCGTARCSRTGPGEPAAGAELAAFDLAAALERRSGLSSGLRHSALRAARRAPLGIQVAVVTALEAWESAGLGRDGPPADRIGLVVAGSNLTGSYTESLYPKLRAGRSYVPGRAALHLLDTDHVGVLSQVLDITGEGCTVGGASASGNVGIITGSRLLALRAVDVCLVVGALSELSTLERQALFNLGVIAGGGDGDNPPVCAPFDEDGGGTVPGQGCGALVLETRESARRRQVPVLAEIAGYGLALDGNALADPDENGEFRVMSAALRMAGLSPEDVDYVNAHGTGTVLGDRTEAAALRRLFGARPDGPWINATKALTGHCLHAAGVVEAVATVVQMTGGFVHANVHLRRPVDAALRFAGRRAEPAHLAHALSNSFGFGGVGTSVLLSARSG; via the coding sequence TTGACGCCCGTCCCCGGGACGGCGGTCGTCATCACGGGGACGGGGGTGCGCACCTCCGTCGCCGAGGACACCGAGTCCTTCCGGACCGCCCTGCGTGAGGGCCGGTGCGGCACCGCCCGGTGCTCCCGCACCGGCCCGGGCGAGCCGGCGGCCGGCGCCGAACTGGCGGCGTTCGACCTCGCGGCGGCGCTGGAACGGCGGTCCGGTCTCTCCTCGGGCCTGCGGCACTCGGCGCTGCGGGCCGCCCGCCGCGCGCCCTTGGGGATCCAGGTGGCGGTGGTGACCGCCCTGGAGGCATGGGAGAGTGCCGGACTCGGCCGGGACGGGCCGCCGGCCGACCGGATCGGCCTGGTCGTGGCGGGGAGCAACCTCACCGGGAGCTACACCGAGAGCCTGTATCCCAAACTGCGGGCCGGGCGCTCCTACGTCCCCGGCCGAGCCGCCCTCCACCTGCTCGACACCGACCACGTCGGGGTACTGAGCCAGGTGCTGGACATCACGGGGGAGGGGTGCACCGTCGGGGGCGCGTCGGCGAGCGGCAATGTCGGCATCATCACCGGTTCCCGGCTGCTGGCGCTGCGCGCTGTCGACGTCTGCCTGGTCGTCGGTGCTCTCAGCGAGCTCTCCACGCTGGAACGGCAGGCGCTGTTCAACCTGGGGGTGATCGCGGGCGGCGGGGACGGTGACAACCCGCCCGTGTGCGCGCCCTTCGACGAGGACGGCGGCGGAACCGTACCCGGCCAGGGCTGCGGAGCCCTGGTGCTGGAGACCCGGGAGTCGGCCCGGCGGCGGCAGGTCCCCGTTCTGGCCGAGATCGCCGGCTACGGCCTGGCCCTCGACGGCAACGCTCTCGCCGACCCGGACGAGAACGGGGAGTTCAGGGTGATGTCGGCCGCCCTGCGGATGGCCGGGCTCTCCCCTGAGGACGTCGACTACGTCAACGCCCACGGGACCGGCACCGTGCTGGGCGACCGCACCGAGGCCGCGGCCCTGCGGCGGCTGTTCGGCGCACGTCCGGACGGGCCGTGGATCAACGCCACCAAGGCACTCACCGGCCACTGTCTGCACGCCGCGGGAGTGGTCGAGGCCGTCGCCACCGTGGTCCAGATGACGGGCGGCTTCGTCCACGCGAACGTGCACCTGCGCCGGCCCGTCGACGCAGCCCTGCGGTTCGCGGGCCGGCGCGCCGAGCCGGCGCACCTCGCTCACGCCCTGTCGAACAGCTTCGGCTTCGGCGGTGTCGGAACGTCCGTCCTGTTGTCAGCCCGGTCCGGATGA
- a CDS encoding phosphopantetheine-binding protein, translating into MNSAPEVLEIVRSNIVTVVPEIDPAEVRREVSMADLGCNSIDRAEVVALTLEQLGVAVPVAEFQGIPDIGSLVDLLRKHL; encoded by the coding sequence GTGAACTCTGCTCCGGAGGTTCTGGAGATCGTGCGGAGCAACATCGTGACGGTGGTACCGGAGATCGACCCGGCCGAGGTGCGGCGGGAGGTGTCCATGGCGGACCTGGGATGCAACAGCATCGACCGGGCCGAGGTGGTCGCCCTGACGCTCGAACAGCTCGGCGTCGCCGTACCGGTGGCCGAGTTCCAGGGGATACCCGACATCGGAAGCCTCGTCGACCTCCTGCGGAAACACCTTTGA